One window of Syngnathus acus chromosome 16, fSynAcu1.2, whole genome shotgun sequence genomic DNA carries:
- the LOC119136285 gene encoding transmembrane protein 244-like, translating to MAFKSKAVDTKTVFLNLLLCLLIFYSLFYMICSICFGAFRLDDFDGRIPFDFKTKPEDSVSKYLVNLLSLELTYFSSGLLFAAVVKRRVWDYALTVTCLHIFITSLVMLEFPLAWQWWLALGSGLFLMICNGQLIAYFACQDEKSYVTFTVY from the exons ATGGCATTCAAAAGCAAAGCGGTCGACACGAAG ACCGTATTCCTCAACCTGCTGCTCTGCCTGCTCATCTTCTACTCTCTGTTTTACATGATCTGCAGTATTTGTTTCGGTGCCTTCAG GTTGGATGACTTCGATGGACGGATCCCTTTCGACTTCAAGACCAAGCCGGAGGATTCTGTCTCGAAATACTTGG TCAACCTGTTGTCCTTGGAGCTCACTTACTTCAGCAGTGGCTTGCTGTTTGCCGCTGTGGTGAAGAGGAGAGTGTGGGACTACGCTCTAACGGTCACTTGTCTGCACATCTTCATCACCAGCCTTG tgATGCTGGAGTTTCCCCTGGCATGGCAGTGGTGGTTGGCCTTAG GTAGCGGCTTGTTTCTGATGATCTGCAATGGTCAGCTGATTGCTTACTTTGCATGCCAGGATGAAAAAAGCTATGTTACCTTCACCGTCTATTAA
- the l3mbtl1b gene encoding lethal(3)malignant brain tumor-like protein 4 isoform X1, with translation MADTPPCDGPSQGAEFDMMGALDWKDGIATLPGSDIKFRMTEFGTLEIVTDVEMKGQQPAPKKEVLDPVPSHSPTPPPEGQSQTKPVPPPAPAPANNIQPASTQGKAAGPVVLSLEETPTLESPKVEVGPSVEVGPNGELTQCRTCGSQVARDSLLQGKFCSPNCAQPTSGRSSPGEPRECQVAESETLGKRVRKKRKIYMDSGDEEEDNQEEPEEKAKTTKGRRGAKIAKLATAPPNKKRAWSWPAYLEEERAIAAPVKLFKEYQSVPQSRNSFKVGMKLEGLDPCHPSLFCVLTVAEIQGYRVRLHFDGYPECYDFWANADSWDLKPAGWCEKNGHKLLLPKGCKDGEFNWSMYVKNCRGQLAPKHLFKSLNTSVTPSGFRAGMKLEAVDRKNPSLICVATIAAVVDNRLLIHFDNWDDAYDYWCDASSPYIHPVGYCEETELTLTTPAGKTQSKTNVEYKQPKSFSWEKYLEETGTQAAPARAFKPRPPHGFQVGMKLEAVDRRNPMLIRVATIADTEDHRLKIHFDGWNPDYDFWVETDCPDLHPVGWCHKTGHSLQHPNSANDVSPPGQGCPTPGCNGVGHIRGPRYGTHYTQVSCPYSEMNLNKESLLPDRLSGERPLVLSGALPRGRRLEPNSTTPTQTASTPEQPEAADNSHTRKPLEVEAEISVRSSQPEPLGGASEQNQNGTRLKRTASVPKYLKMHYVKEESGDGKASPDSISLQQALHESVFSPGVSPAPPHRVALCWDKHCQLLPEVLGLTAKRVAGWSTEEVSSFVKGLPGCKEHAATFKTEQIDGEAFLLLTQTDIVKILSIKLGPALKIYNAILMFKSADEE, from the exons ATGGCTGACACTCCACCCTGTGACGGTCCTTCACAAGGTGCTGAATTTGACATGATGGGCGCTCTGGACTGGAAGGATGGCATTGCAACGTTGCCAGGAAGCGACATCAAG TTCCGCATGACAGAGTTTGGCACACTCGAGATTGTGACAGACGTAGAAATGAAAGGGCAGCAGCCGGCGCCTAAAAAGGAGGTTTTGGACCCGGTGCCATCTCACAGTCCCACACCGCCACCTGAGGGTCAATCGCAGACAAAACCAGTACCCCCACCAGCACCCGCACCAGCTAATAATATTCAGCCGGCATCCACTCAAGGGAAAG CCGCTGGACCTGTTGTCCTGTCTTTGGAGGAGACCCCCACTCTTGAAAGTCCCAAAGTGGAAGTTGGTCCAAGTGTGGAAGTTGGCCCAAATGGGGAGCTGACTCAATGCCGAACCTGCGGCAGTCAAGTTGCCCGAGATTCTCTCCTACAGGGAAAGTTCTGCAGCCCAAACTGTGCCCAGCCCACCAGTGGAAG GTCATCTCCTGGAGAGCCCCGGGAGTGCCAAGTTGCTGAAAGCGAGACCTTAGGTAAACGCGTGcgtaaaaagagaaaaatctATATGGATTCTggtgatgaggaggaagacaacCAAGAGGAACCAGAG GAGAAAGCCAAAACTACCAAAGGCAGGAGAGGAGCCAAAATAGCCAAACTTG CTACAGCCCCACCGAACAAGAAGCGGGCATGGAGCTGGCCGGCCTACCTGGAGGAGGAGCGTGCCATCGCCGCTCCTGTCAAACTGTTCAAAGAG TATCAGTCGGTTCCTCAAAGCCGGAACAGCTTTAAGGTGGGGATGAAGCTGGAGGGGCTGGATCCGTGTCACCCGTCTCTCTTTTGTGTGCTCACCGTGGCAGAG ATCCAAGGCTATCGAGTGAGGCTTCACTTTGACGGCTACCCGGAGTGCTACGACTTCTGGGCCAACGCAGACTCGTGGGATTTGAAACCGGCAGGCTGGTGTGAGAAAAATGGACACAAATTATTGTTGCCCAAAG GTTGTAAAGACGGAGAGTTCAACTGGAGCATGTACGTGAAAAACTGCAGAGGTCAACTGGCCCCCAAGCACCTCTTCAAGAGCCTCAACACC TCGGTGACTCCCTCCGGATTTCGAGCGGGCATGAAGCTGGAGGCGGTGGACCGGAAGAACCCGTCGCTGATCTGCGTGGCAACCATCGCAGCTGTGGTGGACAACAGACTTCTCATTCACTTTGATAACTGGGACGACGCATATGATTATTG GTGCGACGCAAGCAGTCCATACATCCACCCGGTAGGCTACTGCGAGGAGACCGAGCTCACTCTGACCACTCCAGCTGGTAAGACACAGAGCAAGACAAATGTGG AATATAAGCAACCTAAGAGTTTCTCCTGGGAGAAATATTTGGAAGAGACGGGCACACAGGCTGCTCCTGCTCGGGCTTTCAAACCG AGACCTCCACATGGCTTCCAGGTGGGAATGAAGTTGGAAGCTGTGGACAGAAGGAACCCCATGCTCATTCGTGTCGCCACAATCGCAGACACGGAAGACCACCGGCTTAAG ATCCATTTTGATGGCTGGAATCCAGATTATGACTTCTGGGTGGAGACCGACTGCCCCGACCTGCACCCTGTAGGCTGGTGTCATAAGACTGGACACTCTTTGCAGCACCCTAACA GTGCTAATGATGTGAGTCCTCCAGGACAGGGATGTCCCACCCCAGGATGCAACGGAGTCGGCCACATCAGAGGACCTCGTTATGGAACACATTACAC TCAGGTGAGCTGTCCCTACTCGGAGATGAATCTAAACAAAGAGAGCCTGCTCCCAGACCGTCTCAGCGGCGAGCGACCCCTCGTGCTCAGCGGCGCCCTCCCCCGCGGGCGGCGCCTCGAACCCAACTCAACTACTCCCACGCAGACCGCCTCCACGCCAGAACAGCCCGAGGCAGCCGACAACTCCCACACCAG GAAACCACTAGAGGTGGAAGCTGAGATTTCAGTTCGCAGTAGCCAGCCAGAGCCACTAGGAGGTGCCAGTGAGCAAAACCAAAATGGAACCAGACTCAAAAg GACTGCTTCGGTTCCCAAATATCTCAAAATGCACTACGTGAAAGAAGAGTCTGGTGATGGTAAAG CATCCCCAGACTCCATTTCCCTCCAGCAAGCCCTTCACGAGTCAGTGTTCTCCCCCGGCGTGTCTCCCGCTCCCCCCCACCGGGTGGCGCTATGCTGGGACAAACACTGTCAACTGCTGCCTGAGGTTCTGGGCCTCACCGCCAAGAGAGTGGCGGGATGGAGCACGGAGGAG GTGTCCAGTTTTGTGAAAGGACTCCCAGGGTGTAAAGAACATGCTGCAACATTTAAAACAGAG CAAATAGACGGCGAGGCCTTTCTGCTACTCACCCAAACAGACATCGTCAAGATCCTGTCCATCAAGTTGGGCCCCGCCCTGAAGATTTATAACGCCATCCTCATGTTTAAGAGCGCCGATGAAGAGTAA
- the l3mbtl1b gene encoding lethal(3)malignant brain tumor-like protein 4 isoform X2 produces MADTPPCDGPSQGAEFDMMGALDWKDGIATLPGSDIKFRMTEFGTLEIVTDVEMKGQQPAPKKEVLDPVPSHSPTPPPEGQSQTKPVPPPAPAPANNIQPASTQGKAAGPVVLSLEETPTLESPKVEVGPSVEVGPNGELTQCRTCGSQVARDSLLQGKFCSPNCAQPTSGRSSPGEPRECQVAESETLGKRVRKKRKIYMDSGDEEEDNQEEPEEKAKTTKGRRGAKIAKLATAPPNKKRAWSWPAYLEEERAIAAPVKLFKEYQSVPQSRNSFKVGMKLEGLDPCHPSLFCVLTVAEIQGYRVRLHFDGYPECYDFWANADSWDLKPAGWCEKNGHKLLLPKGCKDGEFNWSMYVKNCRGQLAPKHLFKSLNTSVTPSGFRAGMKLEAVDRKNPSLICVATIAAVVDNRLLIHFDNWDDAYDYWCDASSPYIHPVGYCEETELTLTTPAEYKQPKSFSWEKYLEETGTQAAPARAFKPRPPHGFQVGMKLEAVDRRNPMLIRVATIADTEDHRLKIHFDGWNPDYDFWVETDCPDLHPVGWCHKTGHSLQHPNSANDVSPPGQGCPTPGCNGVGHIRGPRYGTHYTQVSCPYSEMNLNKESLLPDRLSGERPLVLSGALPRGRRLEPNSTTPTQTASTPEQPEAADNSHTRKPLEVEAEISVRSSQPEPLGGASEQNQNGTRLKRTASVPKYLKMHYVKEESGDGKASPDSISLQQALHESVFSPGVSPAPPHRVALCWDKHCQLLPEVLGLTAKRVAGWSTEEVSSFVKGLPGCKEHAATFKTEQIDGEAFLLLTQTDIVKILSIKLGPALKIYNAILMFKSADEE; encoded by the exons ATGGCTGACACTCCACCCTGTGACGGTCCTTCACAAGGTGCTGAATTTGACATGATGGGCGCTCTGGACTGGAAGGATGGCATTGCAACGTTGCCAGGAAGCGACATCAAG TTCCGCATGACAGAGTTTGGCACACTCGAGATTGTGACAGACGTAGAAATGAAAGGGCAGCAGCCGGCGCCTAAAAAGGAGGTTTTGGACCCGGTGCCATCTCACAGTCCCACACCGCCACCTGAGGGTCAATCGCAGACAAAACCAGTACCCCCACCAGCACCCGCACCAGCTAATAATATTCAGCCGGCATCCACTCAAGGGAAAG CCGCTGGACCTGTTGTCCTGTCTTTGGAGGAGACCCCCACTCTTGAAAGTCCCAAAGTGGAAGTTGGTCCAAGTGTGGAAGTTGGCCCAAATGGGGAGCTGACTCAATGCCGAACCTGCGGCAGTCAAGTTGCCCGAGATTCTCTCCTACAGGGAAAGTTCTGCAGCCCAAACTGTGCCCAGCCCACCAGTGGAAG GTCATCTCCTGGAGAGCCCCGGGAGTGCCAAGTTGCTGAAAGCGAGACCTTAGGTAAACGCGTGcgtaaaaagagaaaaatctATATGGATTCTggtgatgaggaggaagacaacCAAGAGGAACCAGAG GAGAAAGCCAAAACTACCAAAGGCAGGAGAGGAGCCAAAATAGCCAAACTTG CTACAGCCCCACCGAACAAGAAGCGGGCATGGAGCTGGCCGGCCTACCTGGAGGAGGAGCGTGCCATCGCCGCTCCTGTCAAACTGTTCAAAGAG TATCAGTCGGTTCCTCAAAGCCGGAACAGCTTTAAGGTGGGGATGAAGCTGGAGGGGCTGGATCCGTGTCACCCGTCTCTCTTTTGTGTGCTCACCGTGGCAGAG ATCCAAGGCTATCGAGTGAGGCTTCACTTTGACGGCTACCCGGAGTGCTACGACTTCTGGGCCAACGCAGACTCGTGGGATTTGAAACCGGCAGGCTGGTGTGAGAAAAATGGACACAAATTATTGTTGCCCAAAG GTTGTAAAGACGGAGAGTTCAACTGGAGCATGTACGTGAAAAACTGCAGAGGTCAACTGGCCCCCAAGCACCTCTTCAAGAGCCTCAACACC TCGGTGACTCCCTCCGGATTTCGAGCGGGCATGAAGCTGGAGGCGGTGGACCGGAAGAACCCGTCGCTGATCTGCGTGGCAACCATCGCAGCTGTGGTGGACAACAGACTTCTCATTCACTTTGATAACTGGGACGACGCATATGATTATTG GTGCGACGCAAGCAGTCCATACATCCACCCGGTAGGCTACTGCGAGGAGACCGAGCTCACTCTGACCACTCCAGCTG AATATAAGCAACCTAAGAGTTTCTCCTGGGAGAAATATTTGGAAGAGACGGGCACACAGGCTGCTCCTGCTCGGGCTTTCAAACCG AGACCTCCACATGGCTTCCAGGTGGGAATGAAGTTGGAAGCTGTGGACAGAAGGAACCCCATGCTCATTCGTGTCGCCACAATCGCAGACACGGAAGACCACCGGCTTAAG ATCCATTTTGATGGCTGGAATCCAGATTATGACTTCTGGGTGGAGACCGACTGCCCCGACCTGCACCCTGTAGGCTGGTGTCATAAGACTGGACACTCTTTGCAGCACCCTAACA GTGCTAATGATGTGAGTCCTCCAGGACAGGGATGTCCCACCCCAGGATGCAACGGAGTCGGCCACATCAGAGGACCTCGTTATGGAACACATTACAC TCAGGTGAGCTGTCCCTACTCGGAGATGAATCTAAACAAAGAGAGCCTGCTCCCAGACCGTCTCAGCGGCGAGCGACCCCTCGTGCTCAGCGGCGCCCTCCCCCGCGGGCGGCGCCTCGAACCCAACTCAACTACTCCCACGCAGACCGCCTCCACGCCAGAACAGCCCGAGGCAGCCGACAACTCCCACACCAG GAAACCACTAGAGGTGGAAGCTGAGATTTCAGTTCGCAGTAGCCAGCCAGAGCCACTAGGAGGTGCCAGTGAGCAAAACCAAAATGGAACCAGACTCAAAAg GACTGCTTCGGTTCCCAAATATCTCAAAATGCACTACGTGAAAGAAGAGTCTGGTGATGGTAAAG CATCCCCAGACTCCATTTCCCTCCAGCAAGCCCTTCACGAGTCAGTGTTCTCCCCCGGCGTGTCTCCCGCTCCCCCCCACCGGGTGGCGCTATGCTGGGACAAACACTGTCAACTGCTGCCTGAGGTTCTGGGCCTCACCGCCAAGAGAGTGGCGGGATGGAGCACGGAGGAG GTGTCCAGTTTTGTGAAAGGACTCCCAGGGTGTAAAGAACATGCTGCAACATTTAAAACAGAG CAAATAGACGGCGAGGCCTTTCTGCTACTCACCCAAACAGACATCGTCAAGATCCTGTCCATCAAGTTGGGCCCCGCCCTGAAGATTTATAACGCCATCCTCATGTTTAAGAGCGCCGATGAAGAGTAA